A part of Prevotella melaninogenica genomic DNA contains:
- a CDS encoding DUF4840 domain-containing protein, with translation MKKIIKLTAMALCTLALCLTSCSKDNDMTDAEKNAIQALNNITGNYKGNLATKYGTTIIVWPDVNWNVDKNSTITVNNFPYQLLADGVSKKSASSLYTTLANEKQRPLKLYITTVQPQDNKVFFNLSSNFKFDITTANETYELAGAVSFNNKQFNSSYTMNTSEMQMRFTIYKLVKINKAHATAVLQEEFDIPVSFYLEGYKM, from the coding sequence ATGAAAAAGATAATAAAACTTACAGCTATGGCATTATGTACCCTCGCATTATGCCTCACAAGCTGCTCAAAAGACAACGACATGACAGATGCTGAGAAAAACGCTATACAGGCGCTCAACAACATTACAGGAAACTATAAAGGTAACTTGGCTACCAAATATGGTACAACTATAATAGTCTGGCCGGATGTCAATTGGAATGTAGACAAGAATTCTACCATTACAGTCAACAACTTCCCATACCAATTGTTGGCAGATGGAGTGTCAAAGAAGTCTGCTTCTTCGCTATATACTACTCTCGCTAACGAGAAACAAAGACCGCTGAAATTGTATATTACGACGGTACAACCACAAGATAATAAGGTGTTTTTCAACTTATCATCTAACTTCAAGTTTGATATTACAACAGCCAACGAAACTTATGAATTAGCAGGTGCCGTTTCCTTTAACAATAAGCAGTTCAACAGTAGTTATACAATGAACACCTCTGAAATGCAAATGCGATTCACTATATACAAACTGGTGAAAATAAACAAGGCACATGCAACTGCAGTTCTACAGGAAGAGTTTGATATACCCGTTAGCTTCTATCTGGAAGGATATAAGATGTAA
- a CDS encoding exodeoxyribonuclease III, giving the protein MKFISWNVNGLRACVGKEFEHQFKDLDADFFCLQETKMQAGQLDLSFPGYESYWNYADKKGYSGTAIYTKHKPLSVTYGIDIDEHDHEGRVITLEMEDFYLVTVYTPNSQDGLRRLEYRMKWEDDFQAYLHKLDEKKPVIVCGDMNVAHQEIDLKNPKTNRKNAGFTDEEREKMTQLLNNGFIDTFRTLYPEQVTYSWWSYRFRAREKNTGWRIDYFLISERLKDRLEDAKIHTEIMGSDHCPVEIILK; this is encoded by the coding sequence ATGAAGTTTATTTCATGGAATGTAAACGGGCTTCGCGCCTGTGTAGGAAAGGAATTTGAACATCAATTCAAGGACTTGGATGCTGATTTCTTCTGCCTACAAGAGACAAAGATGCAAGCAGGACAGCTCGACCTCAGTTTTCCTGGTTATGAATCTTATTGGAATTACGCTGACAAGAAGGGTTACTCTGGTACGGCTATATATACAAAGCATAAGCCATTGAGCGTGACTTATGGTATTGATATTGATGAGCATGACCATGAGGGACGTGTGATAACACTGGAGATGGAAGACTTCTACCTCGTAACTGTTTATACACCGAACTCACAGGATGGACTTCGTCGATTAGAGTATCGTATGAAGTGGGAAGATGACTTCCAAGCCTATCTCCACAAACTCGATGAGAAAAAGCCTGTCATTGTATGTGGTGATATGAATGTTGCCCATCAGGAAATAGACCTTAAGAACCCAAAGACAAACCGTAAGAATGCGGGCTTTACCGATGAAGAGCGTGAGAAGATGACCCAATTACTAAACAATGGTTTCATCGACACCTTCCGTACCCTTTATCCAGAGCAAGTTACTTACTCTTGGTGGTCATATCGTTTCCGTGCAAGAGAGAAGAACACGGGGTGGCGTATCGACTATTTCCTCATCTCAGAACGTCTCAAAGACCGACTCGAAGATGCTAAGATTCATACAGAGATTATGGGAAGCGACCACTGTCCTGTGGAAATTATCTTGAAATAA
- a CDS encoding SGNH/GDSL hydrolase family protein produces the protein MHAQIKTLLLMAAVMAAIIVYAVIPTEITMGSYTICKITLINLSRPLIEKTKQTKYTAKKVHRNQTILFIGDSMVEGLSRRLGDYAGENGHKLYTVIWYSSSTERWGTTQTLEHFITEYKPTYVLICLGSNELFINDLANRTQYVQQLVKKLGNIPFVWISPSDWNGDTGINDVIKENVGKGHFFDSRSLKLKRGSDHYHPTWAAAAYWMDTAAKFIASKECANPLQLNKPKAHHKATNTKLLQPAFEGY, from the coding sequence ATGCACGCCCAAATAAAGACATTACTTTTGATGGCTGCTGTCATGGCAGCCATTATTGTCTATGCTGTTATCCCAACTGAGATAACAATGGGCAGCTATACTATCTGCAAGATAACGCTTATCAACCTAAGCCGACCGCTTATTGAGAAAACAAAACAAACAAAGTATACCGCTAAAAAGGTACATCGCAACCAAACAATCCTTTTCATTGGAGACTCAATGGTGGAAGGACTTTCGCGTAGGTTGGGCGATTATGCAGGTGAAAATGGACATAAACTATATACCGTTATTTGGTATAGTTCTTCTACTGAGCGTTGGGGAACTACCCAAACCTTAGAACACTTCATTACAGAATATAAGCCAACGTACGTACTCATCTGCCTTGGTAGCAATGAACTCTTTATCAATGACCTTGCTAACCGTACGCAATATGTACAACAATTGGTCAAGAAATTAGGTAATATTCCTTTCGTATGGATAAGCCCTTCTGATTGGAATGGCGATACTGGCATCAATGATGTCATAAAGGAGAATGTCGGAAAAGGACATTTCTTTGACAGTCGTAGCCTAAAACTCAAAAGAGGTAGCGACCATTATCATCCTACATGGGCTGCAGCAGCCTACTGGATGGACACTGCTGCAAAATTTATTGCAAGTAAAGAGTGTGCTAACCCACTACAACTCAATAAGCCAAAAGCCCATCACAAGGCAACAAATACAAAGCTTTTGCAACCTGCTTTTGAAGGATATTAA